The genomic window AGTATTTAGCTTCTTTATTATAGAGCCAACCTATGAAGCAACTACAACTTTAATGGCTTCATTTGCAACAGAAAAAATAGTAAACCTACAGAAAAACTCTGATAATATAGAAGGAATACTGGATTCTATATCTACATATCCAGTTATGACTATACAAACATATAAAGAACAAATAAAAAATCCTAAAATACTTCAAAATGTAATAGATGAACTTAAGTTAGATAAAGAGAAATATAGTATGAACACATTAAAAGATATGATAGAGTTAGAAACTATAAAGGATACAAATCTTATTGCAGTTAAGGTTAAGCATACAGACCCAGAGTTAGCAACTCAAATAGCTAACTCAGTAGCAAAAAACTTTACAGAGTTTATATCAGATATGTCAAGACAACAAGCGTCTAAATCATCTCAATTTTTAAAAACACAGCTAGAAGTAGAAAAAGAAAAACTAGATGCAGCATTAGTAGAGCTTAAACAATTTTTATCACAGCCTAAAGGTGTGGATGAATTAAGAAGAGAAATAAGCTCAAAGCTTTCAGAGTTAAACGGATATAAAGAGCAATTATCTAGAGAAGAAATAAATTATAAAAACAAGATGCTAAACTTAGATATGCAACAAAAAACAATAGAGGCTACTTTAAAACAAGCAGAAGAAAGTTTAGAAGATACACCTGAAAAGTTAGTTACTAAAAAGTCATTAGTAGAGGATAACATACTAAGTGGAGCAGTAGAAGAGAATTCAGATATGAATACTACAGATTTAATGGATATAGAAATGTCAAACGAACAAATTAATCCGACTTACTTAACATTAGTTAAGAAAATAAATGATTATAAAATAAAGTTAGCAGAAGTTAGACAAGAAAAAGAGAATACAGAGTATAGCTATAACAAAAAAGTTGAAATATTAAACAACAAAATAGAATCAGTAAAAAAAGAAGTTGAAATCCTACAAGTAGAATTAGCAGAAAAAGAACATAATCAAAAACTAATAGAAAGAAAAGTAAATCTAGCTCAAAGCACATACGATGCTTTTATGAAAAAATATGAAGAAACAAGAATAACAGAATCATCAGAAATAGGAGATTCAAGCATCCTTATAGTATCAAAAGCAGTAACACCAGAATTACCAGTAGCACCTAAGAAAGTATTAAACCTAGCTATAGCAGGAGTATTAGGTGTAATGCTAGGAGTATTCATAGCATTCTTTAAAGAGTATTGGGAAAAATCAGGAGAAGAGGTTAGTGGTTAGTGGTTAGTAGTTAGTAGGATCTACGAACCACGAACTACGAACCACGAACTGATTTATAATGTCGAAAAAGCTCTAAAAAAGACGACAAAAAATTGGGAAAAAAGTCTTATTTTCTATTGAGACAAGCATAAATTTTTATTATAATGTAATTGTTGCCAAAATTAGTGAAAACATTCATAATTGATATTTTTTAGCATAGAACGCTTGTTGTTTTATAGAACCACTAACAAACACGGAGGTCATAACATTGCCAACAAAAACACTATCGTCACAACAAAAAACGAAATCAACAATAGAAACACTAGTATTCATCGGTCTATGTATCCTTTTATTCTATCCTCCATTTTTTAGAGGACTTTACTTTGAAAAAGAATTATTACCTACACATATATTTTCATTTACATTAGCGTTAATATGGATTATTAGTAAATACAAAGATAAAGAATACAATCTTATAAAATCACCTATAGATTTATTGGCAATAGGTGTAGTTTTCATGTATTTTATATCTGTATTTTATGGAGTAAATACAAGGTTGGCAATATCAGAGTTTTTGAAATATGCTAATTACTTTGTTATTTTCTTGCTAGTCAGAGACCTTGTTAATAATGACAATAGACAAAAGATATTACTTTCTATAATACTATTTGCTGGAGTTATAGTGTCGGTAATTGGTATAGGTTCAGCAATAGGTACTTGGAGCTACAAAGGAGCATATGTAGGTAACAGAATAAACTCAACATTTCAATATCCAAACACCTTAGCGTCTTATTTAGGAGCATTATACATTATTGCATTAGGATATATACTTACAGAAGAAAATAAACTATATAAATCATTATATGGTATATCAGCAGGAGTTTTCTTATTCACTTTTATACTTACATACTCAAGGGGTATGTGGCTCATATTACCCTTTATGTTATTAGCTTATATTATAGTTGTACTTAACAAAAGAAAACTAGAAGCTATCATATATACAGTATTAACAATTATAGCTTCCGTACCATTTTCATTTATGTTTTCTAACAATATAGAGGGTAAGGACTACAAATTATGGTTCATTTTCATAATTGGAGGTATATTATCGGGGGCTTTAACATATATAGTATCTTTAGGAACTAACACTTTTAGAAAAGTAGATATTAAAAAGTTTATTATTTCCTTGGCAATATTAGTTATTGTACTAATCGGCGCATTTGTTTTTATCTTTAACTCAACTACGTCACTTACTTTAGAAAATAATACAGGTGAAGATAAATGGACAGTTATTTTTAGAAATATAGAAAATATAGAACCTAATAAAGAATATGAATTGGACTTAAAATATAATGCCATAAACAAAAATGAAAAGCCGTTTTCAGGAAGAATAAGAATATATAGTGTAGATACTGAAGGTGAGATACAATCAATTAAAACAATAAAAATTAGCGAAGTTAATAAAGATAATATTAGTATTCCTTTTGAAACTATAGATACTACACATGGTTTAAGAATATATTTCGGCAATTACTACAGCGGGACCTCTATTACGCATAATGAAGCTATACTTAAAGACAAAGAAACAAATGAAATTATAAATAATATACCTTTAAAATATAAATATATACCAGAAAGTATAGTAAGTAGATTTGAAAGTATAAGCTTAAAAGAAAGAAGTGCAGAAGGTAGACTTACTTTTTATCAAGATGCATTTAAAATAATAAAAGAACATCTTCTATTCGGTACAGGTGGTGGAGGATGGGAAACACTGTATCAAACGTATCAGTCGTATGGCTACAATTCTACTCAAGCACATAATTACTTTTTACAGATGTGGATAGAAGTGGGATTGATAGGCTTAA from Caldisalinibacter kiritimatiensis includes these protein-coding regions:
- a CDS encoding GumC family protein, encoding MENMTQQNYPYEEISLRELIETLMKGWKLIAIITAISIFISGVFSFFIIEPTYEATTTLMASFATEKIVNLQKNSDNIEGILDSISTYPVMTIQTYKEQIKNPKILQNVIDELKLDKEKYSMNTLKDMIELETIKDTNLIAVKVKHTDPELATQIANSVAKNFTEFISDMSRQQASKSSQFLKTQLEVEKEKLDAALVELKQFLSQPKGVDELRREISSKLSELNGYKEQLSREEINYKNKMLNLDMQQKTIEATLKQAEESLEDTPEKLVTKKSLVEDNILSGAVEENSDMNTTDLMDIEMSNEQINPTYLTLVKKINDYKIKLAEVRQEKENTEYSYNKKVEILNNKIESVKKEVEILQVELAEKEHNQKLIERKVNLAQSTYDAFMKKYEETRITESSEIGDSSILIVSKAVTPELPVAPKKVLNLAIAGVLGVMLGVFIAFFKEYWEKSGEEVSG
- a CDS encoding O-antigen ligase family protein, with the protein product MPTKTLSSQQKTKSTIETLVFIGLCILLFYPPFFRGLYFEKELLPTHIFSFTLALIWIISKYKDKEYNLIKSPIDLLAIGVVFMYFISVFYGVNTRLAISEFLKYANYFVIFLLVRDLVNNDNRQKILLSIILFAGVIVSVIGIGSAIGTWSYKGAYVGNRINSTFQYPNTLASYLGALYIIALGYILTEENKLYKSLYGISAGVFLFTFILTYSRGMWLILPFMLLAYIIVVLNKRKLEAIIYTVLTIIASVPFSFMFSNNIEGKDYKLWFIFIIGGILSGALTYIVSLGTNTFRKVDIKKFIISLAILVIVLIGAFVFIFNSTTSLTLENNTGEDKWTVIFRNIENIEPNKEYELDLKYNAINKNEKPFSGRIRIYSVDTEGEIQSIKTIKISEVNKDNISIPFETIDTTHGLRIYFGNYYSGTSITHNEAILKDKETNEIINNIPLKYKYIPESIVSRFESISLKERSAEGRLTFYQDAFKIIKEHLLFGTGGGGWETLYQTYQSYGYNSTQAHNYFLQMWIEVGLIGLILFLGIVLFLTYYMYKSYKEINGTKHKIMINTIYIATVSILLHAFMDFDLSLSALTFVLWALFGILVKDIKLNNLNKRKNNSSIAFKFSYILVLVILIIISSSLKIGNVYALKALKAHKENNVEKVIEYFEKASAFDPYKIEYKNDLANYYKVKFKLTKDKESIIKAKELMDDVVKLSRYSSRFKALSASFYMSIGDIEKGLELVDKSVKIQPMQTRNYVQKCDAYLSAFYYYASQKKGMNNANEIIQRAYKVKKQINEVNQKALKPLKYNEDLLYKIGFIQFNYENLINKEYKIPNGYTLDFAYYFDLDINDDGNIDKLGTWSSKGGNVSYDVIEENNNNSFIRITNDGESYGIAYPYGLNMDPVTEYKIYFKARGTTKENTFRFYVFDNKAKKKNQGSLSNIKLNNDWKIYSLDITTDSDIKPGTQYLRFQHNGNDEGYIDIEEVLVFKKIQ